A stretch of DNA from Ricinus communis isolate WT05 ecotype wild-type chromosome 4, ASM1957865v1, whole genome shotgun sequence:
AGATTTATCAAGTTATTATTCGTCGCCATATATACTTGGACAAATGTATCTTTCCTGTCCTTCATGATAATTCTAATTGATAGTTTTCTCCACAGTTGTTTCCTTCATGGACTGATTTCATTGTTTTCTGACAGTAGGAGATGGTACATATAACCAcatttctattctttttgtaCTTCTTGAAGATACTTTCTTCCCTCTGTCTGCTCGTAACCTGGATTTCTCATGTATAAGATTGGAATCTTACTGCAATTGTTTACTAGCAAGTTTATTCTCATTTATAGCTctgttaaaaaattttgaagaaaatctGCAGCTTCTGCTCTTCGCTTTTTATGGATGTGGGAAATTTTTGTTGACaatattattctattattcgtaccctttttttgttttttctttttccttttgttgctgCAACAAAGTATTTTGCTCTAAGCTATTCGACTTCTGTTTTATACGTTGTGGTTTTTGCTTCCTAAAATTTTTCAGTGGTTAATGTTTTGAACTTTTAACACAGCTTCTGTTACTTGAACTGTATAATGGACTGAGTGCAGattttttcaattgtttttgTAGATAGGACAGGGTACATATAGCAGTGTGTTTCGAGCTCGTGAGATTGAAACTGGAAGAATTGTTGCCTTGAAGAAGGTTCGCTTTGACAATTTTGAGCCTGAGAGTGTCCGGTTCATGGCAAGAGAGATATTGATTCTCCGCAGGCTGGACCATCCCAATGTTATGAAATTGGATGGGTTGATTACTTCCCGTTTGTCATGTAGCATATACCTGGTCTTTGAGTATATGGAGCATGACATTACTGGTCTCTTATCTTGCCCTGATGTCAGATTCAGTGAGTCGCaggtttgtttgtttttgcaTTTTGGAAATGCCTTCTAGAGTTTATATTGGGTATTTCTCAAGCTAActgtaatataaataaaataaaataatattattctaaTCTGCAGCATCTGAGCTTTTATTTTGTCCCTTGAATACAGAGTAATGATAGTAACCACTTGGAAAGATAGGATCAAATTCTTTCTGTTCTTAATATTCCATCTTACTGGAGTTCTTGTTCTGTTCTCTGTTGAAGTGTATAAGCTGTTGTGTCTTGTAGATTAAGTGCTACATGCGGCAGTTGCTTTTTGGACTTGAGCATTGTCATTCCAAGGGTGTAATGCATCGGGACATCAAAGGATCAAATCTTCTAGTAAATAATGAAGGAATGCTGAAAGTGGGAGATTTTGGATTGGCAAACTTCTGCCACACTGGGCACAGACAACCTTTAACCAGTCGTGTTGTGACTTTATGGTACCGTCCTCCAGAACTTTTGCTTGGCTCAACTGAATATGGAGCTTCCGTGGATCTTTGGAGTGTTGGCTGTGTATTTGCAGAGCTTCTCCTTGGAAAACCTGTCCTTCAAGGAAGAACAGAGGTAATCACATTATTGAAGTGCATGATTTTCTGACATCATTCATTTTGTCACTTGACTCACTTCTCACTTGCATAATCTCATGGGTGAAGCACTGAGGCATACCAGTGGTGGTgttaaatatatgtaattcGAGAAATTGCAGTTTCCGCAAAGCACTTAGATTTTCCCACACATCTTTCTCATTGACTGTTGACTTTTccttgaagaaaaaaaaaaatcaaattgctTTGCTCATCTCTAGTAGTGTTATTACAGGCTTAACATGccaattaacaattaatagTAAGAAAAGAGTAGAATTTAGCTTTAAAGTCTCCTGCACTAGAATAGAGTAGATGGTCCTAAGCACTGTTCCTGAAGCCAGCAGTCAATGCTTTCAGCCAATGTCCATTACAAGTTTACAACAGtccataaaaatgaaatatgatgACCGCAAAACActccttttgatttctttttgctttttttggTTCTGTTCTGTCATATTATTAAACTGCAGAGTATGCAAGTATTCAGGTATTAAAATGATCAAATATGATTCTCttgtattattaaatttatgacaAAGTGATAGAGCATTTGGATCGATAGACTTTAGCTGTTGGTGCATTTTACTTTTCCTTCAGTTGTTTAAGTTTGTATTGCATTCTCTTGGTTCTTCAGGTTGAACAATTACACAAAATTTTCAAGCTTTGTGGGTCCCCACCTGATGAATACTGGAAAAAATCCAGGCTTCCTCATGCAACTTTATTCAAACCACAGCAACCTTATGATAGCTCTCTGCGAGAGATCTTCAAAGATTTGCCAACAACTGCGGTCAACCTGATAGAAACACTTCTATCTGTAGAGCCATATAAGCGTGGGACTGCATCCTCTGCTCTTGCCTCTGAGGTGATTGTTATCTCTATGAAATTTGATGTGCCCATTACAAGGaccaagaaaattaattttcttaatttatttcttttcaaaaccACCATTACTGGAGTTCATTTccactatattttttatagatcaAAATTAATGAGTTCATTTTTTACCTCTTCATATTTGGTTCTGCCATGTACATTTTAGTTCTAGTACAACTACAACCATacttcaaatcaatttttgtGAAAGTTCTATGATTATGTCGCCCTGGTTTGTGTCACTAGAATTATTCTAACGCGATACTCATCTAAAATCTGCAGTATTTCATGACAAAACCTTATGCATGTGATCCGTCAAGTTTGCCAAAATACCCACCCAGTAAAGAGATTGATGCAAAAAACCGTGAGGAGGCAAGGAGGTTAGAGTTCTCATTTTCCTTCACTGGTACAAGATTTCATATAGTTTCTCTGAAATTAATATCATTGTACTGGCCTACTCTGGAGTGAGCTGTGTCAGACTGTCAGCTAAGTCATTGATCATATTTTGTGTTGAACACATGGAATTGCCTGATATTATGAAGATAGATCTGTCCAGTATGCCTTAAATTATACTGGACTGTGCTTATCACTATCACATGCTCAAATATTTGTGAtaactaaattgatatttttatttgagagGGGCTGTCAAATAGCTTGTCTATTTCTCTAAGTGCTTGGGGGCTACTTTTCTGGAAAGTCATGGCATTAAAGCTTTTTGAAACTCAAACCTCTAGATTGTTGGGAAACTGAGACAACTTACTGAACTTTCAGGAAAAAGACAAGTGGGAGAAGTCGTGGTGCTGAAACTAGGAAGCCTGCCAGAAAACCTGGCGGAATCAATAAACTGGCACCAGCAGAGGtatctctgtctctctctctgaGACACATGTTTTTATCGAGCTATTCATACTGATAGTTTCCTTTTATCATCCAGGATGCAACAGCTCGCATCCAAGGTTCTCAGAATAGTATCACCACTAATGTGTGTCTTCCTAAGGGAGTAGATGCCAAGTCTGGTGGAGAGGCGCGAAAGGCATCACTTGACAAACTAGAAGAGATTTTCCATGTAAAGAATGCATCACAAGGAGACATTCCCTTTTCTGGCCCATTACAGGTCTCCAGTTCAAGTGGCTTTGCATGGGCAAGAAGACGAAAGGATGATGCATCTGTAAGATCCCACAGTAGGTCTACTTCACGAAGTCTCATTAATAATGGATTAGAAAACTCTACTGCATTGCAAGAAAAGAGCAATTTTGATTCTAGACGGCGTGAAAATGGAGATGCAATATATGGGATCCGTACCAATTCTAGAGGCCATGATTCGAATGAGATTTCCAAGCGTGCATTACAGAAACAATGGAGTCAATTGGAAAGGCCAGATTCCTTTGATGCTTCGGAGGGGTACCATTCACAAGAATTATCGTTGGCACTTTATCAAAGAGAAGAAATGGAAGCAAGGAGAAACAATTTGGTACGTCcgtaaacataaaaaaatcatgcgatacttttatttttctattcattAAAGATGAAATGAAATATCTATCATAGTGTTGCATTTTTGTGAAAACACTTGTATCGTCAGTcttaagtataaaaatataaaagttaacaAAAGTTGTTAAAACTAAAATGGTCGAGACTAAAATGGTTTTACATCTGGTAGGTTCCTGTCTATCCCTTTGCTTTACTTTACTTTTACAATTCCTGTTGGTTGGCCAGCCATTAGGccaatatgataatatatatacaatatgGATTTCATCTTTACCACTCTTGTATTGTTCAGAAAACACATTCAGTTTTTTTTAGCCTAATCAAAATAATCTCACTTTTacaaaagatagaaaaaaaaactactcATAAGACTCTAGAGCTTGTATTTGGAAATTCAATGAATCGGATTTACCTTAAGGTATGGTCAATTAAAGAGGTGATGTTAATAAACATGGAGGCAGCAGTTCAGCAATGTTCAATTGCCACTCAACTACACTGagcctttttgtttttgtagaaatagcaacaagaggaaaagttattatataaatttttaacctTGCCAGGACGAAATTAGCCGATTTtggattaatatttttgtttcagttttttcttttgggggGTTTCCTTTTCAATggaaaacaagaaaacaaacatgAAAGGTTGGAAAAAAGGTTATTTTCACTAAGATTGTCATggtttaaaaagttataagcAGGAGACGTTACCACCAAGAAAACCAAACTCAAGTAATTAGTGCTTTTTTCCCCTCTTGTTATCTACTTAGCAAGAAAACATAGAGATGTGTgaataacattttaatataaaatttgcaTGTCAGTGTTCTGTTATATGGCATAATAATGGATTTGAACAGGGTTTTCAAGATCAAGGGGACAAGGTTGATTTTTCTGGACCTTTGCTTTCTCAATCACATAGAGTGGATGAACTTCTTGAAAGACATGAACGCCAAATTCGCCAGGCTGTTCGAAAGTCATGGTTTCAAAGAGGTAGATGATGATGAGAACATTGATGAGTCATTCTTTTGGAAAGCTtggttttctttaatttgatttattattttgagatCTGAGTCATGCTTTTTAGACCTTATGTCACTGCAGACTGCAACATTATTATGTTGCCGGGTGGCATAAATGGTTTATTTCTAtctaaatgaaaagaaaatgagaccAACAGCTGGATAATTGATCAAGCACATGTAGCTAAAACATAATTTGCCCTCATCTGCTATTTTGGCTGTAATTGATGTTTTCATTTTTGGAGTACTACTTGcaatttcaaattgaaaatatttaagaaatttgaCTTGGGTTATAACGGGACAACATTAGTTAGTTACTTAGCATTTGATAAAATTCCTGAATCATTATTACTGACATGCTAATGGTATGATTGTGTGTCACAGGTAAGAAACATGGAAAGTGATTGTTGTCAGGTATTGGCTTCTTCAAGTCATTTTAAGACAGTTGCATCTCTCTTCTTTAAGTGGGTGGATTAGTGACaaaacctcaaaaaagtggaGAGCGAATCAAGATTCCTAGCCCTCAAGAGGAAGGGTGATGTGAACTCATCATTTCTACCAATTGCACAGACAAAGCATCAGCAAGTATAATATTATTGTGCACAACACTGGTGAAGAATGAAAATTAggaaccaaaagcagaaaagTACATACCAAAAAGCAAGAGAAGAGATGAGGAAATGAAGAGAGATCAACAATGATGGTTcgctcttttctttttcttcctgcTATAAGAATTAGTTTTAGCTTCTATTCCttttgtattaaattatattcttcctccttttgttctttttctttctcccttccttttgtttctttagttGCTGCCTTCCTTCTGCAAGGCTATTTTATGTTGTACTTCTTCGAACTATCACATATGTATAGTATAGTATAGTTTAAGTATATCCTCAGTTCTAGTTCATAAGATTGTCGCATTCAGGTGTCCTCTCCAGACGCCGGGCATTGCATTGCTTCCTTCACCAGTTTTCTGAACATTAGAAATACTGATATTTATTGGTAAATGAATGAAGATAGCATCAGCAGCATGTGTGATCTGCTGTCTGCATCCTTGTGACCTCGAAAGGGCGGGTTATCTTCTAGTTCTAGAGCCTGTTAAAATCACCACGGAAAAGGGACCTTTTGTACTGAGCCTGCTTACCTGATAAGCATAGGGATGATACATACAGTCTTCTGGGTCTAAAAAAAACTCACAAGTCTTCCGAAGGTCTCTTTCAATCAGCAGCAATCAAGTCATCTAATGCCTTCAATTCACAGTTCTGCTCTTCAGGTCTTCAGATTGTGCCTACTCTTCAtcaaaaatgacaaaaatggGCTATAGAATGAACCCATCTGAACAGAATTTAGATACTCATTTTGGGTTCTTGGGCTTGCACCAAATTCTGTTGCAGTTTGTACATTTCTTAGACAAGaatgttagatttatttttcttcaatatGAAGGCAGTAGTAGCTTCCTGATCCAAAAGTTGCTCCATCTTTGTTTGGTTTCTTATGATATAGGCTTCACAACAAACACCTCAATGAAAGCTATAGATGCCCATATGGCTCTCAATATATAATCATTGTCCTATAACTTGGCCTAAATGGATTTACTATCCCCAAATCACCATCTTTAGTTTCACTGTCTCCCTCTGTTGTCTTTGACAAAAATAGTAGACAAGTCAGCAAAgcattttgtaaaaattaaaagaaaattatttcttttgaattttagGTATACAATTATGTTAAAACTCTTAAAATAGTGTTTTACCATTTGTAATAATTATGTCCAACGTGTtctaaattattctaattattattcttaaaactCGACGGAAATTCAGATAATTCCtttatattatcaacgttgatgcataaatcaatttttaatttttttttaattttcctttGTTACATATTACATTCTTGACCTAATGGCCGTATCTAAATGGAAGCACAGGAAGTATTTTGTCTATGCATAAGAATACTGAAAGGCCAaagttagaaaacaacaaaaagcCATATTTCAATGTTATTTGATTAGAACCCTTACCTAAACCTTTTATCttactataaatatcaaagagAAAACTTACCATGTTGTACTGTCACATTAACAAATTCTGTCACGACCTTAAAAACAGCTTTcatgtattaatttttgtcGTAAATTGTAGTTGAAAAAGATGCAATTAGATTAAGTGGAAGATTCCGCATTATGTAACAAAGAAAGAACTTAATTCCAATCCAAGTTTCAATATCAATCAACATCTCGCTGTTGCCTATCAGAGCAACAATCCATCAACTGAGGACACAAACATACAACACAACCCATTAAAGAGGAGGGGAGGGGCATTACCCCATATAGGGTAGGATAGGGGGCAAATTAGTCCATTTCTTTTGGCTGGATTTTTGTAATTGACCCTTTGGAGGAACTCCATCATTGTACATGATAAAGTGGAAAGGGACCATTTCTGGGTCACTATGTCACCACCACATATAAATTTGGGTGTGgcctttcttttctgtttggAGGGGAGGAGGTTCATTTAACTTCTCCAAGGATTTTACATTTAACCAGTTTTGATGGTGGAATTTTCAGCCTAAGTGGTcccaaagaaaaataaaaaaatcccaTTACATTACATTGGCAagagttttataaaaaaaccATTTTCAAAACAATCTAATTGTTGGTACAGCAGTGAAGTGGTTAGGTTCATTCTTGTCCACATTGCTCTACTGACCTTttgtatttatctttttatatatttctcacTGTATATAGAGATGAGAACTTCTTGTCAATATACTTTCATGAGGAGATTCAAATTATTATCTGATCATCACATACTATTAAATTACTTAAAGAGGTTGGTTTCTAATTATTTCCTCCTATGATGGGTTCAAATTAGAGATtaattgttgatgatgttgCTTTTTAAAGGACATACCAAATTAGAGAGCATGAGTAGAGGGTTCACAGCTTCATAATTTAATGTAGATATTGAATATCTCATCTCCAAGTAATTaactaatcatatttttagtgATTAACTACAAATTTCCACAAAGTATATAATCggtaattatattgataagtgcttattttgaaatattaacacaaaattatatataagaaaaaagaaaaacatataagAAGTGGTCCTCAGTTAACAAGGAGAGTACGCAATAAAAGCAGCTGTCTTAAGCATAAGCATAATTATTGTAACAAACAcctatgatgatgatgatggtttCCTCATTTCCTCGCACCAAATTACTGTTACACCTCTTTTCCCATTACCTGACATTCTAATCTCAATATTTCCCTTAATACTACTCTACTCTCATCACATGCCAAGCACGCTGTGCCTGCTATACAATCATCCTCTTGGACCCCCCCCCCCACATCTCATCGTCCGCTTCCCCTTCTCCCATGATCATCAGATTTTCAAAGCCCTTCACCACTCACCACGTGGTTCCTTTCTTCCACCGGTATGTTCCTCAATTACACTGAATTTcccccttttcttttgaaaactataaaactaattttgcaatttctattttttccttAAATCTATCCTAGTAAAAGTAATAGTTACAGTCAACAAACAATggagaattttgaatttaaaatctacttctaaattttaataaagtcTGCATGTGactcttatttttatagtaatttcAGTTTgttaatactttttatttaaaaaagaacacTGCAAGTGAAAGCTGGTCAAtaactaactaattaattaaacactaGTCACATTccaaaacaataatatattagCGCCAAACTTGTTCCCCAGTACAAGACACTTACAATACACGTGATATATATACGTATTGTATTTGTTCAGTTATTTAAACCACGTATCGCCTCTTGCCACGTATTTTACTTTACGTAGTAACTACCGTTTCACCACGGGTCCCCTCCTTATTAATAACGCTACTCTACCAACctaattaatcatttatttatccatttatatattgttttccaaataattagaaatctatttttcttttttattatttatttaattatatgaagatgatttgttttttttgttattgttaCAACAATTACTAAAAgagttattaaattttcattaatgttaatgaattattgaatttttttttattatttgataaattaacaattaaaaataatattaatatcacaATGAAAGTAATTACTGATATctgttcatttattttactaaaaaattaaataaaatcaattaaactaattatgtAATGTCGATTCATTATTTTTGACCAAAAGGTATctcaataaatacatatatatttatatatttaagtcTATTCCATTTTTTTCAACTAATTTGTAGTATAATAAAGTTGTTgcctaattctaataaataataaatatattaaagttAGGAAATTAgctgaaaaaaattaaaatgaatttaaaattatttcagtGGGTTGAATGAGTGCAAGTAGATGAGTCCTGGCAGAGCAAACAGATGATGCAAACTAACTGAGCCGACAATTACGAGAAAAACTTCAGTACTTTGATGGACCACAATATCCAGGTGGTCTCAACCAAAAGATTCTCACACGTCTTTGTCCTTGCCCATAATAGTTGATAAAAAATCATCGAATGGACCACAAAACAGCTGAAATATACTAGTTggaaaaaataagagaaaaattaaaactgagaAGACATAAGTAAATGTTATAATACGTACACTTTAGTCTAACTTagcaaatttaatttctataaaatatatttaagaaaaactcaattttatattctgcaatctataattataatatttatgaactaaaatattaattttgttttataatcTAAAGTATCAAAATgttgtataattaaaatattaagaaaaaatgtagtattattctaaaattcttataattaaagGACTAAActgtaaattaattaataagaccttaggattaaattagtaaacttttctttagaaaaGCAAAAACTGATATGTAATTAGGAAAACCAAAGGGAGCGTTTTGTAATAAGCCTTGACAAAGTGAGAGCACGTGAGCAATGATGTATGGATCCAAAACCACGTTAGACAAAGTTGGAAGTgcactttttttaaaaatgattattattgttattattatagattttttttgttttttcaaagcgaaaaagcaaaaaaaaaataataataattaaaaaagaaaaacgttTCGAGAAAGATTGATAACTGGAGGCGAGCAAAATAACCTTGAGAATGCGTTCTGCGATTTTGGGATTTGGGGATGCACTAAGCGACAAGCCGTCTAGTCAAGGCACCTAACGCCATGGGACGATGGTTCCATTTGCACGTGGCCGGTGGCAAAGTGCCGAATGGAGATCAaaggaaaatagaaattatgagctcaaagaaaaacaatatgGAAGTGTTTTTcctaaaagaatttttttttttttttactttttcaaatttttactCTAATGCATGCCTTAAGAAAAGTagataaatcaaataataatttagtattgaatttaattaattttatttattttactttttttcatatttatatcgattaaattatttaaaatctatagCAATGttatactattttataataataaactttATTCAACTTACAATTTTTCTCTcaacttttaaattataatatcaaaatcaatctaatataatcttaaaaaaattcagtccagattgtatatttaatttatcaaattatataacaaatttaataatatatcataaaactaatttttattgataagataaataattttattcataataattacaaaaattaaaaatgctataaattatattaaattaaaaagtattttacaattaatctatttatatatgtctaattaattaattgtttaactTTTTCTTCCCCGAGACATAGCCACTCTTGTTTAAGATTGTTATTTTCATCctctgtttatttattttgcaaaaggatatttattattttctagaacaaaatataaactttttggcaaatattaagaattattagaaaaatattttttaatagttgactaaagtttatatttattttttcagaagtaataatatatattatcacaTCTCATATGTGTATTGGATTTGATTTATTGAACTTGAAAAGAGAAGCAAAAGAGGAGATTgcatttaaaagaatttgtatagtgaattttttttatatgtctttatatttaataagtgttggaaatttaatagatgtatttttaaatattaaaatttttaataacttttcATTCTCAAATCAggaagttatttttctatgttttgaaactattttcttttgaactaataaattattatttttttaatttatttttaaagaaaatattttttaaaacaatataTTACCATGTTTCGAATGattactaataaaatgaagTCCACTATAACTGAAGTCATATCTATGCCATTTTCTCCAACTTATTTAAAGGATATTTTGCCATATATAAGCAAAATTATCTTCCCTAATTTTCAACTTCAAAATGGCCATAATCTTAATCACATACCCTATAATTATTTCACACGTAGAGCTATAAAAAGTTTAGTTAATTATACTTATACTTCcattaagaaaagaagaatgtcatgtggtatttttttttaaatcatatgACAAAGAACTTTCAAGAAAGTTGGGTAAAAAATGGCAATATCATTACTTTTAGAAGTTACTTTTTTAAGGAATCAAAATCCACTTACTCTTCCATTAAGAATACAAATTGTCATCCACTCATCTTCAATTCATGCAtaattaagaagaagaaggaaatatcattattttaagaaGTTAGAAGTGATAACTGTATTACTAACTTTGAATTAATTGCCATGCAAAATCTAATTTCTATTCTTCCTATTAAATCATAATGTTCCCCACATGCTAGCATTGAAATTGTATTGCCTTAGTACAAATTTGTGCAAGATTAGAGTAAAGTGTGCAATTTAGCTTTTAGCTGAAGTTTTATCTCTTCTTCTGCCCATTAAGATGAtgatagtgatgatgatatatcttcttctttctctttataaAAGGAAAGATTGGCATCTACCttattaagtaaataattaatgacAAATTATGGTATTAATTTTTTGGTAACTCACTAATGGAATTTAATgagtaaataattaaatactctAGTAGTTACTTCGTATTATGGGGGTTACTGTGATTTGTGGTATTTGTGTAATTTATTGTCTTCTAGCTTTAGTTATTtcgtttatttttcttctgtCTCTTctcatttcttgttcttatgtttttttttttatcaaataggaataagataattaataattcatttaaaaatttgtcatgcttattaaatttgcaattaataagaaaaatgactaTTCTAAgaagaataatttaaattacaaaCTTAAAATACGATAAACtttgaattaattaactaatttgtGGAAAACTTATCTCTATCTCTTAAAAtgtatatgaatatatatttagaagtTATTAATTAGCATCAGATTATAATACAACTTATCATCTTATATCAAAAACCAAGATTTTAATCCAAATTCAACCAGAATATTGATTGCTATAATagttttacaaatataccgtTGAACCCTAGCACAAagttttatacatataaatcaACCCAATTTTGATGTAGGGCATGATCCATTATgttgtttattattatggtactatttacattaataatataagatcATACAATTTTCATATTTGGCAATCTCCAATCTTTCAAAAGCTGTGGAAGcagcaaaataaaattaaaatttatacacAGCACATAATTCTTTAGGAAATAAGAGAAACATCTCGAAACAAGCGAGCGGGCCAATCTCATAGAAATCATTAAAACGACACATTCATTACGTGTACATTTTTTGTCACAGTTTTATGACATTGCCAAATATTCTAGCCAAGGCTTAGTCAAAAGTAACgaaaataattactatttactGTTGGTTTATTtgtattaaataagttaatacGTACCAATTATCAATGTTTATATACAAAATActcatatattaatatgtgattaatattacaaaaatttaCTGGACGGTAATAATAACAGTTGATTTTTgtagtaattttctttttttacaatatagaaaaaaacaTGACGCACACGCATAGGTGATTGTCCAGTCCAGGCGTGtgcaaaaatacaaaatttctGGCTCTCAGCTCTATATGGTATGCATG
This window harbors:
- the LOC8263387 gene encoding protein IMPAIRED IN BABA-INDUCED STERILITY 1 isoform X2, whose amino-acid sequence is MIGQGTYSSVFRAREIETGRIVALKKVRFDNFEPESVRFMAREILILRRLDHPNVMKLDGLITSRLSCSIYLVFEYMEHDITGLLSCPDVRFSESQIKCYMRQLLFGLEHCHSKGVMHRDIKGSNLLVNNEGMLKVGDFGLANFCHTGHRQPLTSRVVTLWYRPPELLLGSTEYGASVDLWSVGCVFAELLLGKPVLQGRTEVEQLHKIFKLCGSPPDEYWKKSRLPHATLFKPQQPYDSSLREIFKDLPTTAVNLIETLLSVEPYKRGTASSALASEYFMTKPYACDPSSLPKYPPSKEIDAKNREEARRKKTSGRSRGAETRKPARKPGGINKLAPAEDATARIQGSQNSITTNVCLPKGVDAKSGGEARKASLDKLEEIFHVKNASQGDIPFSGPLQVSSSSGFAWARRRKDDASVRSHSRSTSRSLINNGLENSTALQEKSNFDSRRRENGDAIYGIRTNSRGHDSNEISKRALQKQWSQLERPDSFDASEGYHSQELSLALYQREEMEARRNNLGFQDQGDKVDFSGPLLSQSHRVDELLERHERQIRQAVRKSWFQRGKKHGK
- the LOC8263387 gene encoding protein IMPAIRED IN BABA-INDUCED STERILITY 1 isoform X1 codes for the protein MGCVSSKQAVSVTPAFDHSGGFNSGRIRAGLENEKSSSGHKSYGGDRDSKHNNNNSNNNNNNNNNKKKNNNNAEVSCGSELGESGRASSNGESVSFRLRNLQKYIEGEHVAAGWPAWLSAVAGEAIQGWVPLKADAFEKLEKIGQGTYSSVFRAREIETGRIVALKKVRFDNFEPESVRFMAREILILRRLDHPNVMKLDGLITSRLSCSIYLVFEYMEHDITGLLSCPDVRFSESQIKCYMRQLLFGLEHCHSKGVMHRDIKGSNLLVNNEGMLKVGDFGLANFCHTGHRQPLTSRVVTLWYRPPELLLGSTEYGASVDLWSVGCVFAELLLGKPVLQGRTEVEQLHKIFKLCGSPPDEYWKKSRLPHATLFKPQQPYDSSLREIFKDLPTTAVNLIETLLSVEPYKRGTASSALASEYFMTKPYACDPSSLPKYPPSKEIDAKNREEARRKKTSGRSRGAETRKPARKPGGINKLAPAEDATARIQGSQNSITTNVCLPKGVDAKSGGEARKASLDKLEEIFHVKNASQGDIPFSGPLQVSSSSGFAWARRRKDDASVRSHSRSTSRSLINNGLENSTALQEKSNFDSRRRENGDAIYGIRTNSRGHDSNEISKRALQKQWSQLERPDSFDASEGYHSQELSLALYQREEMEARRNNLGFQDQGDKVDFSGPLLSQSHRVDELLERHERQIRQAVRKSWFQRGKKHGK
- the LOC8263387 gene encoding protein IMPAIRED IN BABA-INDUCED STERILITY 1 isoform X3, which produces MAREILILRRLDHPNVMKLDGLITSRLSCSIYLVFEYMEHDITGLLSCPDVRFSESQIKCYMRQLLFGLEHCHSKGVMHRDIKGSNLLVNNEGMLKVGDFGLANFCHTGHRQPLTSRVVTLWYRPPELLLGSTEYGASVDLWSVGCVFAELLLGKPVLQGRTEVEQLHKIFKLCGSPPDEYWKKSRLPHATLFKPQQPYDSSLREIFKDLPTTAVNLIETLLSVEPYKRGTASSALASEYFMTKPYACDPSSLPKYPPSKEIDAKNREEARRKKTSGRSRGAETRKPARKPGGINKLAPAEDATARIQGSQNSITTNVCLPKGVDAKSGGEARKASLDKLEEIFHVKNASQGDIPFSGPLQVSSSSGFAWARRRKDDASVRSHSRSTSRSLINNGLENSTALQEKSNFDSRRRENGDAIYGIRTNSRGHDSNEISKRALQKQWSQLERPDSFDASEGYHSQELSLALYQREEMEARRNNLGFQDQGDKVDFSGPLLSQSHRVDELLERHERQIRQAVRKSWFQRGKKHGK